The genomic DNA CGATGTGATCGCGCGGATGACGGGCGTGCAGCGAGAGGGGCGGGAGGAGCCGGGTGAAGATCTGGGCGTTCTGATCACGGGCCAGAACATCGAGGCGCATCTCGCGCGATTGCGTTCTGATCGCGGCTGGTTCGTGAGGGCGTTTCCGGCGGATGCGAGGATGGTTCGGAACCTGTGGGAACAGGCGAAGAAGTCGCGGAGGGAGAACATGCGTGAGGCGGGCGGGTGAGTATGGGCGGGTGGCGGTACGGACGAGGTGGTTCAGTTGTCGGCGGGTGGGGGTGTGGGAGGCGTGGGAGGAAGGGGCGGGAAGAGGACCCAATCGCCATCGATGGTCGCGCGGTTGGGAGACGCCATGAGTGCCGTGGCCTGCTCGCCGGATAGCCAAACGCTGACGCGGAGCGAGCCGGGATTCTTCGGAGAGCGGCCTCCATCGTCCTTGCGATCGACCCCGACGGAGTAGATCACGGGTGAGCCGTCGATGAGCGTGTAGCGAAGGGGATTGCCGTCGAAGATGTCCGGCGGGATCGCCGGGAGCAGATCGGGGACGAGGCCTTCGAGCGACGCCGGGTACTCACCCGTGCGGCGTTTGGAGAGGGTGATCGCGATCGCGACGAGCGTGGCATCGCGTGTCTGTGTGTAGCGGTGTTCGGAGGCGGCGGCCTTGCCGACTGCGGCGATGAGGGAGCCGATGATGGCGTAGCGCTGACGCCACACGAAGTCTGACACGCTCGCGTCGATCTGTTCGCCGGGGTCGTTGGTCCAGGTCCAGAGCGGCTTGCGTGCGGCGACGATCGCTTCGGCCATCAACCTTTCGTACTCGCGCTTCATCGAGATGCGGTCGGCGAGCATCGCCGTCGAGATCGGATCGAGCATGTTGCGGGCGGAGGGGGAATCGGGCTCGTCTGTGATTGTGTGCAAGAGGCGTATGCCCTTTGCGGTGACTCGGCCGTTTCCTCGGCCATCGTCGGTGTAGATGCGCTGGAGCAAGTCGTCGAAGATGGATGCTTCGGAAGCGTAGCGAACGATCTCGTCGCTGTCGCGCGGGAAGGCGGCAAGCGAGTGGGCGAGGGAAGCCAGGTCTTGTTCTGAGAGGAGATCGGGCGATTGATGGAGCGTTTCCTGTAATTCTTTGCAGGCGTTTGTGGCGAGGGCGATGGCGACGAGATCCGAGATGAGGAAGGGGAGTTCGCGTGTGTGCTGGGCCATGCCGAGTATGGTTCGGATGTTTCGAGCCAGACGTGGGGCGTCGTGTTGCTCTCGCGCGAGCATCGAGTCGAGCATGAGGAGATGCGTGAACTTTCGGAACTCTCCGAGCGAGGGGAGCAGGATGCCGATCGCGGGCGGGTTGTCGGGCCTATCGGGGTCATGGATCGGCGAGACTTCACTGCCAAGATTGGCCCAGGGAGAGTCTGGTTCGATCTGGATGCTGAGGATGTAGCCGAGGCGCGGCATGGCGGCTGCCGCGTGGACGTGTTCGAGGGCGGGCCTGTTGGCTTCGAGCGTCGCGAGTGCGAGGTCTCGATAGGGGGAGTCGGCGGGGATGTGCGGCCACTGGGCACCCGGCAGCATCAGATCATCATGCGGCTTTGTGTACGCGCTGATGGCGAGTTTGTAGCGGTTCCACGCGCGTTCTTCGGTGGGTATCGAGAGTGCAGGGGCGTTGAGGGTCGCGATGGGATTCACCTTGACGACGGGGCTCCCGGTGTGGTAGCGGATGAAGAGGATGAGATAGAGGAGGATGCTCAGGATGAGGAGTGCGCCGATCGATTTCCAGAGCAGGATCCAGAGTTTCCACGAGAGGGGACGGGATTGTTTCTTGGCTCTGCGGATGAGCCGCGCGGCGACGAGCGACTCGCCGAAGGCGGCGATCAACTCGTCGGGGGTGCGGCCTGCTTCGATCCCGTCACGGAAGTGGGCGATGAGTTCGTGCGCGACATCGGCTCTTTCGACGCGCCAGAGGCGTGTGGCTTGTGCGGTCTGGAGCACAAGCTCACGGATCGAGGGGGGCAGCCCTGCCTGCTCGCACGCGAGCGCGATGTCGAGCCGACCCGTGAGACGGCCTTGGATGGCATCGCTCAGAGGTGTTGTGTGCGCAAGGTGGACGACGCCGGGCGAGGGGCGGTCGGATGTTGGTTCGTTGTTCACGCGGCACCCCCGGCGAGCGGGTGTGAGCATGAGGCGGCGCGCGGGGTCCCGGCGATGCCGAGGGCCTGCATCGCCTGGATGACGCGCTGCCACTGCTCGGTGTCGGAGGCGAGCCGCTTGCGGCCTTTGTCGGTGAGGCGGTAGTACCGGCGCGGGCGTTCGGCATCGTCTCGCCAGACGCTCTTGATGAGTCCCTTGCCCTCGAGGGCGTAGAGCATGGGGTAGAGGGTGCTCTGGCCCATGGCGAGGACGCCCCCGGATTGTGTCGAGAGGCGCTCGACGAGTTCGTAGCCGTACATCTCCTGGCGTTCGAGGAGCTTGAGGACGGCGACGGGTCCTGCGCCACGCATGAGTTCACGTTCAACTTTCATGGGGGTGCTCCATCTGGCGGGCCGCGGCGGATGCTCTGAAAGACATACTATGCTACACATAGTACGCACCTCGTGCATGCCTGATCCCGGGAAATGAGAGAAAATCCGAGGGCGTGGGGTGCTGGGGGGTGCTGGGGGCGGTGCGAGCCGGATTACTGTCCGGCGATATCGACGAGTTGGATGCTGATCCGCATGTGTCGACTGGCGCGCCGGACGGAGAGTTCGACGGTTTCGCGGGGCTGGTATGAGCCGAGGATTCTGACGAGCTCGAAGACGTCTCGGGTGGGGCGACCGTTGACGGCGTAGATGACATCGCTGGGGCGGATGCTGCTGGTTCGTGCGGCTCTTGAGACGGCCTGCGTGACGACAGGGCCATCGCCGGAGCCGGGATCGACATCGATGCCGAGGCCGACGCGTCCCTCTTTGCCTCCGGGCTCGGGGACTGTCGGCAGTGCCCTGAGCCAATCGCGGTACATGGTGTTGAGGCCTTTGAGGTCGGTGTCGAGCGTGTCGAGGATGGCCGCGATGCCGGATGGGTCGTCGGCGAAGGTGGTGATGTAGGTCTTGTACCAGTTGCCGAGAACGCCTCTGTCGTGGAGGAAGAGGAAGACGGCGCGGCACTCGGCGTAGCGGGCCATGGTGCGTCCGCCGGCGGTGAACTTGTCGCGCGGGATCGCGGCGAGCTCTTCGATGGGCGTGAGGCGCCCTGCGTTCAGCAGGCGCTTAACGGTGTTGGTGCGCCATGAGGGGACCGGGGTCAGGGTGCCGTTGAGGATGTCGTAGTCTTCAACAAGAGAGCAGAGCCCTTCCTGGATCCAGATGGGATGTTGCTGGCCTCGGCGGGAAGCGGAGCGCCAGTGCAGGACGTGGAAGAACTCGTGGCGGAGGGTGCCCCCGAGGTCCTGGGCGACGAGGAGCTTTCGATCGTGGTCGTATGCGCCGCCGATGCCGCTGAAGTTGTTGCGCGATGCGGGGCCGTAGGTCATGGCGACCCAGCGGAGGAAGTCCTGTCGATTGGGGAGGATGACGGTGACGTAGGGATCCTGCGGCGAGTCGGCGGTTGCGTCGGGATCGAGGTCGGTGAAAACGCGTGCGATGCCCCAGTCGGCGAGTCGGGCGAGTTCATCGCGGGCGATGGCGAAGGACTCTGCGTCGTATGCGGTTGCGTAGATGAGACGGCGGGTCTGGTCGGTCTCGTAGATGTAGGCGTCGCCATAGATCGCGCGGACTTGTCCGAGGTTCGCATCGGCCCGCGCCTTGGTGATGGCTTCCCAGTTCTCGATGAGCGCGATGTATCCGGGCTCGTTCCTGATGGATTGGAGATCGGGGTCGGTCGTGAGTTGGCGATGGTCGATGAAGCCGAGTTCGATGGCGCGGTGGAGGTGGTCGATCGCCTGGGCGGTCTCGCGGAGGCGAGCGTGGACGCACGCGAGGTTGTAGTGAACGACGAAACTGGA from Phycisphaeraceae bacterium includes the following:
- a CDS encoding helix-turn-helix transcriptional regulator, whose protein sequence is MKVERELMRGAGPVAVLKLLERQEMYGYELVERLSTQSGGVLAMGQSTLYPMLYALEGKGLIKSVWRDDAERPRRYYRLTDKGRKRLASDTEQWQRVIQAMQALGIAGTPRAASCSHPLAGGAA